The Pseudomonas sp. SCB32 DNA window GAGGATGATCAGCTCGGCGTCGATGTCCGGGCCGGGCAGGTTGAAGACTTCCACTCCGATCTGGTGGAACTGGCGATAGCGGCCTTTCTGCGGCTTCTCGTAGCGGAACATCGGGCCGGTGTACCACAGTTTCTGTACCTGGCCGCCGCCCGACAGGCCATGCTCCAGCACAGCGCGCACGCAGCCCGCAGTGCCTTCCGGACGCATGGTCAGGGATTCGCCGTTACGATCGAGGAAGGTGTACATCTCCTTGTCGACCACGTCGGTGCCTTCACCGATGCCGCGGGCGAAGAGCTCGGTGAACTCGAGGATCGGCAGGCGGATCTCGCTGTAGCCGTAGCTATCCAGCAGGCCGGCGAAGGTGCGTTCAAGATAGCGCCAGGCCGGGGTCTGCTCCGGCAGGATGTCGTTCATGCCACGGATGGCTTGCAGGGACTTGCTCACGTAGGATCCTTGTTGCGGTCAGCCGCGCACGATCAGTGCGGCGTCGGCCTCGGCCTTCTCGGCCGCTTTTGCGCGGATCAGCCGTTCCAGCTCATCCACCAGGTTTTCGTTCTGCAGCTTCTGCGCCGGCTTGCCGTCGATGTAGATCAGGTTGCTCGGCGTGCCACCGGTGAGGCCGATGTGGGCCTCCTTGGCTTCGCCGGGGCCGTTGACCACGCAACCGATCACGGCGACGTCCAGCGGCACCAGCAGGTCCTCCAGGCGGCCTTCCAGCTCGTTCATGGTCTTCACCACATCGAAGTTCTGCCGCGAGCAGCTCGGGCAGGCGATGAAGTTGATGCCACGGGAGCGCAGGCGCAGTGACTTGAGGATGTCGAAGCCTACCTTGATCTCTTCCACCGGATCGGCGGCCAGGGAGATACGGATGGTGTCGCCGATGCCTTCGGCGAGCAGCATGCCCAGGCCGACGGCCGACTTCACGGTGCCCGAGCGCAGGCCACCGGCTTCGGTGATACCCAGGTGCAGGGGTTGTTCGATTTCCTTGGCCAGCAGGCGGTAGGCGGCCACCGCCATGAACACGTCGGAGGCCTTCACGCTGACCTTGAAGTTCTGGAAGTCCAGGCGGTCGAGATGGTCGACGTGGCGCATGGCCGACTCCAGCAAGGCTTCCGGGGTCGGCTCGCCGTACTTCTTCTGCAGGTCCTTTTCCAGGGAACCGGCGTTGACGCCGATGCGGATCGGGATGTTGCGCTCGCGAGCGGCATCCACCACGGCCTTCACCCGATCCTCGCGACCGATGTTACCGGGGTTGATGCGCAGGCAGTCGACGCCCAGTTCGGCTACGCGCAGGGCGATCTTGTAGTCGAAGTGAATATCGGCGACCAGCGGAACCTTGACCTGCTGCTTGATCTTGCCGAACGCCTCGGCGGCGTCCATGTCCGGCACGGAGACGCGCACGATGTCGGCGCCGGCCTCTTCCAGACGGCGGATCTGGCCAACGGTGGCGGCCACATCCAGGGTATCGGTGTTGGTCATGCTCTGCACGGCGATGGGGGCATCCCCACCCACCGGCACGTTACCCACCCAGATCTTGCGGGACGGGCGACGTTTGATCGGAGACTCGCAATGCATCGTTACTGTCCACCCAACGTCAGGCGCGCGGTACCGCCGCGCGCCGGTGTCACTTCGACCGGCTGGCCGTTGTAGCTGACCTGTGCACCACGGGCGAAGCCCAGGCGCAGCTGAACCGGTGCCTTGGCCGCCATTTCCAGGCTGTCACCCTTGCGCTTCAGTGCGCCGAACAGGACCTTGCCATCGGCATCGGTAACCTGGGTCCAGCAGTCTTCGATGAACTGGATCTTGACCACGCCCTGGCCCGCCGCGGCGACCACTGGAGCAGCCGGCGCGGCCTCGACCGGAACAGCCGGTGCAGCGGGAGCGACGGGGGCAGCGGCCAGCAGAGCAGCGGCGGGTTGTACGGGAGTTGCCGGTGCCTGGACCGGAGCGGGCACGGCAGCAGCAGGCGCCCCCGGAACAACCGGAGAGGCAGGGGTGGCTGCAACTGGCGGAGTACCTTCAGCCGGAGCATCCACCGTGGCGTTATCGCCGGCTGGCTCGGCAGGCACCGCAGAGGGATTGGCCTGGTCTTCGGCAACCGCCTGGTCTTCCGGCTCGTCGAGCGTATGGATCTCGGTGGTGCCGTCGGCGCTCTCCACCTCGACATGTTCCATACTCAGGTTGCCGCTCTCGGTGGTGCGGGCAGTGCGCTCCTGCCACCAGAAGTAGCCGAAGCCGATCAGCAGGGCGAGCAGCACCAGGCTGAACAGGCGCAGCAGATTGCGCGACAGGCGTACCGGCTCGACCACGCGGCCGAGGCTGTGCACGTTGCTGCCGGTAGCATCGGTGCCGGTGTACTGGTCGAAAGCCAGGACCATCTGCCCCTGGTCCATGCCCAGCAGCTTGGCGTAGGCGCGGACGTAGCCACGGGCGAAGGTGTGCCCGGGCAGCTGATCGAACGAGCCCTGCTCCAGCTGGCGCAGGGAATGCTCGGTCAGGTTCAGCTGGCCCGCGACCTGTGAAACGCTCCAGCCTTTGTTCTCGCGCGCCTGGCGCAGCGTGTCGCCAGGATTGGCGCGGGTCGTGCCGATGACATCGGACTGCGACGTGCTCATCATTTATCCGCCTGGTATGCCTGGTATTCAGGAGAAGCGGGATACAGACGCTTGAGTTGCAGCCCGTAGCTGGCAGCGGTATCCCGGTCGTCGTAGATCTTCGCCAGTCGGATTCCCAGCAGCAGGCTGCGCGCGGTCTGCGGTCCCTGCTTGAGGTATTCCTGGTAGTAGGCTCGCGCCGGAACGTACTGACGATCCTGGTAATTGAGTTCGGCCATTTCGATCAGCGCGCTGGGCTGATTGCGATTGAGGCGAATGGCCTTCTCGAAATATTCCTTGGCCTGATCGCGCTGCTTGAGCTCCAGGCTGACCAGCCCGAGATTTTCGAAGATGCGCGAGCGCTCGGGATAGAGACCATCCTCGGAGGCCTTGATGTAGACGTCGTAGGCTTCCTTGTAGCGCTTCTGCTCGAACAGGAAGCCGCCGTAGTTGTTCAGGATGCGGGCATCACCGGAACGAGCGGACAGCGCCTTGCGGTACTCGGTCTCCGCCAGTTGGGGTTCCATCTCGGTCTGGTAGACCGCCGCGAGCGCAGCATGGGCGTCGGCGCTGGACGAATCCAGTTCCAACGCCTTGCGCAGCGGAACCTTGGCCTGTTCGGCGTTGCCCGCGCGCAGATAACCGAGACCGAGCTGGACAAACGCGTCGCGCGCATCTTCCCGGCCCTTCTCGGTTTTCAGAGGATCCTGCTTACCAGACGTCACGCAACCCGTCAGCACGGTTGCCAACAGCAAGAAGAGCGCGGCGCGCAAGGTCATTGGAATCCTCCCAAAGTCAGTTCTGGTTGGCGGCGTTCGACGCCTGCTCGTTTTCCGTCGCCAGTTGGCGAACGGCGATATAGCGTTCACTGCGGCGGGTGCGGTCCATCACCTGGCCCACCAGCTGACCACAGGCGGCATCGATGTCGTCACCACGGGTGGTGCGCACCGTCACGTTGAAGCCGCCTTTGTGCAGCATGTCCTGGAAACGGCGGATGGCGTTGTTGCTCGGCCGCTCGTAGCCGGAGTGCGGGAACGGATTAAACGGAATCAGGTTGATCTTGCAAGGGAAATCCTTGAGCAGCGCGATCAGTTGCTCGGCATGCTCGGGCTGGTCGTTGACGTTGGCCAGCAGGGTGTACTCGATGGTCAGCACGCGCTCCTTGCCCAGGCGCGTGATGTAGCGATAGCAAGCGTCGAGCAGCATATCCAGCGGGTACTTCTTGTTGATCGGTACCAGCTTGTTGCGCAGTTCGTCGTTCGGCGCGTGAAGCGACAGGGCCAGGGACACGTCGGTGACCTCGGCAAGCTTGTCGATCATCGGCACCACGCCAGAGGTGGACAGTGTCACCTTGCGCTTGGAAATGCCGTAGCCGAGGTCTTCCATCATGATGCTCATGGCGCTCACGACGTTGTCGAAGTTCAGCAGCGGCTCGCCCATGCCCATCATCACCACGTTGGTGATGGCACGGTCGATCTTGCCCGGGACGGTCCCGAACGATTGGTTGGCGATCCACACCTGGCCGATGATCTCGGCGGAGGTCAGGTCGCTGTTGAAGCCTTGCTTGCCGGTGGAGCAGAAGCTGCAGTCCAGCGCGCAACCGGCCTGGGACGACACGCACAGGGTGCCGCGGCCGCCTTGCGGGATGTACACGGTCTCGACGCAACTGCCCGAGGCCACACGCACGACCCACTTGCGGGTACCGTCAGAGGAAATGTCCTGGCTGACGATCTCCGGAGGACGAATTTCGGCAACGGCCTTGAGCTTTTCGCGCAAGGCCTTGCCGACGTTCGTCATGGCGTCGAAATCGACGGCGCCAAAGTGGTGAATCCATTGCATCACCTGGCCGGCGCGGAAGCGCTTTTCACCGATGGACTCGAAGAATTCCTCGAGCTGGGGCTTGGTCATACCCAGCAGGTTGGCCTTTACAGCGGTATCAGCAGTCATGGATTCACCCTCGCTCATTCGCCTGGATCAGCGAATGCGCTCGCACACCTCGGTGCTGGAGAAGAAGTAAGCGATTTCGCGAGCAGCGGAAGCTTCCGAGTCGGAACCGTGTACGGCGTTCTCATCGATGGAAACAGCGAAGTCGGCGCGGATGGTGCCAGCGTCGGCTTTCTTCGGGTCGGTGGCGCCCATCAACTCACGGTTGCGCAGGATGGCGTCTTCGCCTTCCAGAACCTGCAGGACGACCGGGCCGGAAGTCATGAAGGCAACCAGATCCTTGAAGAAGCCGCGCTCTTTGTGCTCGGCGTAGAAACCGCCAGCTTCGCGCTCGGACAGCTGAACCATCTTCGAAGCGACAACGCGCAGGCCGGCTTTTTCGAAGCGGGTCAGGATTTCGCCGATGACGTTCTTGGCAACAGCGTCGGGCTTGATGATGGAGAAGGTACGTTGCAGGGCCATGGAAATAACTCCGGAAAGCAAGGTTGGTAAAGCCAAGAAGCCCCTGGCGCGGGCCAGGAGCTCCTGTGATTCAAGGGTTTGCCGCTGGCGACGCCCGGCGGGCGACAGCGCGGGACCGCCTCCGACGGTGCGGGGACGGTAGCTGAAGAAACTCCCTTGGGAATTTTTTCAGGGCACACCTATAGATAAAACCCGCGAATTATACGCGGGTTCATGACAAATGGGTACGCGGCAAGCGTGCCGCGCGCCCTCAGTCGAGCTCCTCGATCCAGGCGGCCTGGATAGCCTCCAGGACCTTTTCACCGCCCCGGGAAGGATCGTCGCTGAACTCCGGCAATGCCAGCACCCAGCCGTGCAGATCGACGAAGTTCACGTAGCGGGGATCGACGTCCGGCTTGGATTCGGCAAGCTGGATGGCGATTTCGAGCACATCAACCCATTTCAGACTCATCGCTGGCGCTCCGCTCAGTGGCCTTCGGAAACCTGGTTGATGGTGTACTTCGGAATCTCGACCACCAGATCCTCGTCACCCACCACCGCCTGGCAGGACAAACGCGAATCCGGCTCCAGACCCCAGGCCTTGTCCAGCATGTCGTCTTCCAGCTCGTCGGAAGCCTCCATGGAGTTGAAGCCTTCACGCACGATCACGTGACAGGTGGTGCAGGCACAGGACATCTCGCAGGCGTGCTCGATCTCGATGCCGTTGCGCAGCGCCGCCTTCATGATGGTTTCGCCCGGCTGGGCCTCGATCACCGCACCTTCCGGGCAATGTTCGGCGTTCGGCAGAAATACGATCTGCGGCATCTTGGCTTATTCCTCGATTTCGTTGAGCCGGCGACCGGCCAGTGCGGCCTTGACGGTGGCGTCCATACGGCGCGCGGCAAAGGCGTCGGTCACTTGGGACAGGCGCTTGATCTGTTGTTCGATGGCAGCGGTCTCGCTGCCGGCCGCCAGTTCGCGCAGGCTTTCCATGTTGGCGTCGATGGCCAGGCGCTCTTCGGCATCCAGCAGCCGCTCACCGTCGACATCCAGCGCGGATTGCACGGCTTCCAGCAGCCGCTGGGCCTCGACCTGCTGCTCACGCAATGCACGGGCAGCCATGTCGTCGCCGGCATACTGGAAGGAATCCTGAAGCATGCGGGCGATCTCGCCATCAGTCAGGCCATAGGACGGCTTGACCTGGATACTGGCCTCGACACCCGAAGACAGCTCGCGGGCGGACACGCCCAGCAGGCCATCGGCGTCGACCTGGAAGCTGACGCGGATCTTCGCCGCACCAGCCACCATCGGCGGAATGCCGCGCAGCTCGAAGCGCGCCAGGGACCGGCAGTCCTTGACCAGCTCACGCTCGCCTTGCAGCACATGGATCATCATGGCCGTCTGGCCATCCTTGTAGGTGGTGAACTCCTGGGCACGCGCCACCGGGATGGTGGTATTGCGCGGAATCACCTTCTCCATCAGCCCACCCATGGTTTCCAGGCCGAGCGACAGAGGAATCACGTCCAGCAGCAGCAGCTCTTCGCCGCGCTTGTTGCCAGCCAGGGCATCGGCCTGGATGGCGGCACCGATGGCGACCACCTGATCCGGGTCGATATCGGTCAGCGGCTCGCGACCGAACAACTCACCCACCAGCTCGCGAACGCGCGGCACGCGGGTAGAACCGCCGACCATGACCACCGCACTGACTTCCTCCAGCTCTACACCGGAGTCACGCACGGCACGGCGGCAAGCCTTGAGGCTGCGCTGGATCAGCGGATCGATCAGCGACTCCAGGCGCTCTCGACTCAGCTCACCGCTCCAGCCTTCGTAAGCGACCGGAACGCTGGCACTGTCGGTCAACGCCTCCTTGGCCGCGCAGGCGGTCTGCAGCAGACGGCGCTGGGCACCCGGATCGAGGTCAGCCGAAACACCGGCCTGCTCGATGATCCAGCCGGCGATGACATGGTCGAAGTCGTCGCCACCCAGGGCACTGTCGCCGCCAGTGGCCAGCACCTCGAAGACACCACGAGTCAGCCGCAGGATGGAAATATCGAAGGTGCCGCCACCCAGGTCATAGATGGCGACCACGCCCTCGGCATTCTTGTCCAGGCCGTAGGCCACGGCGGCCGCGGTCGGCTCGTTGAGCAGACGCAACACATGCAGACCAGCCAGACGTGCGGCGTCCTTGGTGGCCTGACGCTGGGCATCGTCGAAATAGGCAGGCACGGTGATCACCGCGCCAACCAACTCGCCACCCAGGGTGGATTCGGCGCGCTGACGCAGGGTACGCAGGATCTCCGCCGAGACTTCCACCGGGCTCTTGGCGCCCTGGACGGTCTCGATGAAGGGCATGTGCGATTCGCCCTGGACAAAGCGGTACGGGAGCTGGCCACCCAGCTGCTTCACATCTTCCAGGCCGCGCCCCATCAGGCGCTTGACCGAGATAATGGAGTTCAAGGGGTCCAGGGATGCGCCAACACGCACGCTCTCCCCCACCTCGATGCGATCGGCGAGATAACGCACCGCCGACGGCAGGATGACTTCACCGTGCTCATCGGGCAGCGGCGCGGCTACACCGCTACGCACGGCGGCGACCAGGGAATTGGTGGTGCCCAGGTCGATCCCCACGGCCAGGCGACGCTGGTGTGGCTGGGGGCTTTGTCCGGGCTCGGCGATCTGCAGTAGGGCCATGCGGTTTCTAATCAGGCTTATCGGGCGCAGCGTGGGCCGCGCGGATTAATCGTCGAGTCGCTCTTCCAGCTGGCGCACTTCCTGCGCCAACTTGTCGAGGAACTGCATGCGCCGCACCAGGCGCTCGGCCAGCTCGCGACGAGCGGCGTCATCCCAACAGTCGGCAAACTCCGCATCCAGCTGCTGCTGGGCCGATTTCAGCTGGCGCTTGAAGTGCGCCACACCATCGAGATCGGCGCTGTCGTGCAGATCTTCCAACTCCTCACGCAGACGCATCTGCTGCAGGAGGAATTCCGGATCCTGCACCGTCGCCTCCAGCGGCAACGCATTACCGCGCAGAGCCAGCAGATACAGGGCGCGACGCGGAGCGCTCTTCAGCGTCTGGTACGCGTCGTTGAGTTCGGCGGCCTTTTCCAGCGCCAGTCGCTGCTCACGCTCGGAAGCATCGGCGAAACGGTCCGGATGGACAGTGCGCACCAGCTCGCGGTAGCGGTTGCCAAGGGCCTCCAGGTCAATCCGGAAGCCCGGCTGCAGGTCGAACAGCGCGAAGTGACAGGGACTACCCACACCCAGCCTCAGACGTTGAAGCTTTCGCCGCAGCCACACTCACCGCGCACGTTCGGGTTGTTGAACTTGAAGCCCTCGTTGAGGCCTTCCTTGGTGAAGTCCAACTCGGTGCCGTCGAGGTAGACCAGGCTTTTCGGGTCGATGATGACCTTCACGCCGTGGCTCTCGAACACCTGATCCTCGGCTGCCAGTTCGTCGACGAACTCCAGCACGTAGGCAAGGCCCGAACAGCCGGTGGTACGCACGCCAAGACGAATGCCCTCGCCCTTGCCGCGCCCTTCGAGGGAGCGGCGAACGTGATTGGCGGCGGATTCGGTCATGCTGATGGCCATGGGAACTCCTTACTCAACGATCGCGGTTCAGAGAAGACCTTTCTTCTGCTTGTAGTCGCGCACGGCCGCCTTGATGGCGTCCTCGGCGAGCACCGAGCAGTGGATCTTCACCGGCGGCAGGGCCAGCTCTTCGGCGATGGTGGTGTTCTTGATCGACTCGGCTTCGTCCAGGGTCTTGCCCTTCATCCACTCGGTAGCGAGGGAGCTGGAGGCGATTGCCGAACCGCAGCCGTAGGTCTTGAACTTGGCGTCTTCGATGACACCCTGCTCGTTGACCTTGATCTGCAGGCGCATCACGTCGCCGCAGGCCGGCGCACCGACCATGCCGGTACCGACGTCCGGGTCCTCGGCGTTGAGCTTGCCGACGTTGCGCGGGTTTTCGTAGTGGTCGATGACCTTGTCACTGTAAGCCATGGCTAATCCTCACTTCTATGGGGCGGGTCAGTGGGCCTGCCATTCGACCTTGGAAAGGTCGACGCCCTCTTTGTACATATCCCACAGCGGCGAGAGTTCACGCAGCTTGGAAACGGCTTCCACCACCTTATTGGCGGCATAATCGACCTCTTCTTCAGTAGTGAAGCGGCCGAAGCTGAAACGGATGGAGCTGTGCGCCAGTTCGTCGTTGCGACCCAGGGCGCGGAGCACGTAGGACGGCTCCAGCGAGGCCGAGGTGCAGGCGGAGCCGGACGATACGGCCAGGTCCTTGAGCGACATCATCAGCGACTCGCCCTCGACGTAGTTGAAGCTGACGTTGAGGATGTTCGGCGCGTAGGAGGTCGGGCTACCGTTGAGGTACAGCTCTTCCAGGTCCTGCACCTGATCGAAGAAGCGCTTGCGCAGGCCTTCGATGCGGACCATTTCCTGATGCATTTCTTCCTTGGCGATACGGAAGGCTTCACCCATGCCGACGATCTGGTGGGTCGCCAGGGTGCCCGAACGCATGCCGCGCTCGTGACCACCGCCGTGCATCTGGGCTTCCAGGCGCACACGCGGCTTGCGGCGCACGTACAGCGCGCCCATGCCTTTGGGACCGTAGACCTTGTGAGCGGAGAAGGACATCAGGTCGACCTTGAGCTTTTCCAGGTCGATGTCGATCTTGCCGGCGGACTGGGCGGCGTCGACGTGCAGCAGGATGCCGCGGGCGCGGGTCAGTTCGCCGATGGCGGCGATGTCGTTGATGCTGCCGACTTCGTTGTTCACGTGCATGACCGAGACCAGGATGGTGTCGTCACGCAGGGCGGCCTCGACCATCGCCGGGGTGATGATGCCCTCGGGAGTCGGTTCCAGGTAGGTGATCTCGAAGCCTTCGCGCTCCAGCTGGCGGCAGGTATCCAGGACCGCCTTGTGCTCGATCTTCGAGGTAATGATGTGCTTGCCCTTGGTCGCGTAGAAGTGCGCGACGCCCTTGACAGCGAGGTTGTCCGACTCGGTGGCACCGGAAGTCCAGACGATTTCGCGGGGGTCGGCATTGACCAGTTCGGCGACCTGGCGACGGGCGTTCTCCGCCGCTTCCTCGGCCTTCCAGCCAAAGACGTGGGAGCGCGAGGCCGGGTTGCCGAAATTGCCATCTACCAGCAGGCAGTCAGCCATTTTCTGAGCGACACGCGGATCCACCGGGGTTGTGGCGGAGTAGTCGAGGTAAATCGGCAATTTCATCAGGTAACTCCTACAGGCGGGCGTTCGCTCAATCGATGGCGGACGCTTCAATCTTGTCGAGGCGCGGCGTCTTGCTGCCCGAGCAGCGGCGCTCGTCCTGGCGCTGGGCCACCTCTTGAACTTCGCGGCGCTCGACCAGGTCGGCCAGGCTGATGCCGCTGAGGAACTCGTGAATCTGCTGGCTGAGGTCGCACCACAGGTGGTGGGTCAGGCAGGTATCGCCGGAGTGGCAGTCGCCCTGCCCCTGGCAACGGGTAGCGTCCACCGATTCATTGACCGCATCGATCACCTGGGCGACGTGGATGCCGGTCATGTCGCGGGACAACTGGTAGCCGCCCCCCGGACCGCGCACGCTGACCACCAGGTTGCCACGGCGCAACTTGGCGAACAGCTGTTCCAGGTAGGACAGGGAGATACCCTGGCGCTCGGAAATATCGGCGAGAGAAACCGGGCCACGCTGGGCGTGCAACGCCAGATCGAGCATGGCGGTGACGGCATAGCGGCCTTTGGTGGTCAATCGCATGGGGAAATCCGGAAGAATCGCTGGTGTAGGGGGAGTATGCTCTTTTCCGACTATTTAGGTCAACTATAAGCCCTATTACTTTAGTCGGAATTAACCAGCGCGGCGGCGCAGCATTTTAGCAGAGAGCCAGCGTCGGCGCATCA harbors:
- the ispG gene encoding flavodoxin-dependent (E)-4-hydroxy-3-methylbut-2-enyl-diphosphate synthase, with product MHCESPIKRRPSRKIWVGNVPVGGDAPIAVQSMTNTDTLDVAATVGQIRRLEEAGADIVRVSVPDMDAAEAFGKIKQQVKVPLVADIHFDYKIALRVAELGVDCLRINPGNIGREDRVKAVVDAARERNIPIRIGVNAGSLEKDLQKKYGEPTPEALLESAMRHVDHLDRLDFQNFKVSVKASDVFMAVAAYRLLAKEIEQPLHLGITEAGGLRSGTVKSAVGLGMLLAEGIGDTIRISLAADPVEEIKVGFDILKSLRLRSRGINFIACPSCSRQNFDVVKTMNELEGRLEDLLVPLDVAVIGCVVNGPGEAKEAHIGLTGGTPSNLIYIDGKPAQKLQNENLVDELERLIRAKAAEKAEADAALIVRG
- a CDS encoding RodZ family helix-turn-helix domain-containing protein; the protein is MMSTSQSDVIGTTRANPGDTLRQARENKGWSVSQVAGQLNLTEHSLRQLEQGSFDQLPGHTFARGYVRAYAKLLGMDQGQMVLAFDQYTGTDATGSNVHSLGRVVEPVRLSRNLLRLFSLVLLALLIGFGYFWWQERTARTTESGNLSMEHVEVESADGTTEIHTLDEPEDQAVAEDQANPSAVPAEPAGDNATVDAPAEGTPPVAATPASPVVPGAPAAAVPAPVQAPATPVQPAAALLAAAPVAPAAPAVPVEAAPAAPVVAAAGQGVVKIQFIEDCWTQVTDADGKVLFGALKRKGDSLEMAAKAPVQLRLGFARGAQVSYNGQPVEVTPARGGTARLTLGGQ
- the pilW gene encoding type IV pilus biogenesis/stability protein PilW, whose amino-acid sequence is MTLRAALFLLLATVLTGCVTSGKQDPLKTEKGREDARDAFVQLGLGYLRAGNAEQAKVPLRKALELDSSSADAHAALAAVYQTEMEPQLAETEYRKALSARSGDARILNNYGGFLFEQKRYKEAYDVYIKASEDGLYPERSRIFENLGLVSLELKQRDQAKEYFEKAIRLNRNQPSALIEMAELNYQDRQYVPARAYYQEYLKQGPQTARSLLLGIRLAKIYDDRDTAASYGLQLKRLYPASPEYQAYQADK
- the rlmN gene encoding 23S rRNA (adenine(2503)-C(2))-methyltransferase RlmN, whose protein sequence is MTADTAVKANLLGMTKPQLEEFFESIGEKRFRAGQVMQWIHHFGAVDFDAMTNVGKALREKLKAVAEIRPPEIVSQDISSDGTRKWVVRVASGSCVETVYIPQGGRGTLCVSSQAGCALDCSFCSTGKQGFNSDLTSAEIIGQVWIANQSFGTVPGKIDRAITNVVMMGMGEPLLNFDNVVSAMSIMMEDLGYGISKRKVTLSTSGVVPMIDKLAEVTDVSLALSLHAPNDELRNKLVPINKKYPLDMLLDACYRYITRLGKERVLTIEYTLLANVNDQPEHAEQLIALLKDFPCKINLIPFNPFPHSGYERPSNNAIRRFQDMLHKGGFNVTVRTTRGDDIDAACGQLVGQVMDRTRRSERYIAVRQLATENEQASNAANQN
- the ndk gene encoding nucleoside-diphosphate kinase, with translation MALQRTFSIIKPDAVAKNVIGEILTRFEKAGLRVVASKMVQLSEREAGGFYAEHKERGFFKDLVAFMTSGPVVLQVLEGEDAILRNRELMGATDPKKADAGTIRADFAVSIDENAVHGSDSEASAAREIAYFFSSTEVCERIR
- the iscX gene encoding Fe-S cluster assembly protein IscX; translation: MSLKWVDVLEIAIQLAESKPDVDPRYVNFVDLHGWVLALPEFSDDPSRGGEKVLEAIQAAWIEELD
- the fdx gene encoding ISC system 2Fe-2S type ferredoxin, producing MPQIVFLPNAEHCPEGAVIEAQPGETIMKAALRNGIEIEHACEMSCACTTCHVIVREGFNSMEASDELEDDMLDKAWGLEPDSRLSCQAVVGDEDLVVEIPKYTINQVSEGH
- the hscA gene encoding Fe-S protein assembly chaperone HscA, with the protein product MALLQIAEPGQSPQPHQRRLAVGIDLGTTNSLVAAVRSGVAAPLPDEHGEVILPSAVRYLADRIEVGESVRVGASLDPLNSIISVKRLMGRGLEDVKQLGGQLPYRFVQGESHMPFIETVQGAKSPVEVSAEILRTLRQRAESTLGGELVGAVITVPAYFDDAQRQATKDAARLAGLHVLRLLNEPTAAAVAYGLDKNAEGVVAIYDLGGGTFDISILRLTRGVFEVLATGGDSALGGDDFDHVIAGWIIEQAGVSADLDPGAQRRLLQTACAAKEALTDSASVPVAYEGWSGELSRERLESLIDPLIQRSLKACRRAVRDSGVELEEVSAVVMVGGSTRVPRVRELVGELFGREPLTDIDPDQVVAIGAAIQADALAGNKRGEELLLLDVIPLSLGLETMGGLMEKVIPRNTTIPVARAQEFTTYKDGQTAMMIHVLQGERELVKDCRSLARFELRGIPPMVAGAAKIRVSFQVDADGLLGVSARELSSGVEASIQVKPSYGLTDGEIARMLQDSFQYAGDDMAARALREQQVEAQRLLEAVQSALDVDGERLLDAEERLAIDANMESLRELAAGSETAAIEQQIKRLSQVTDAFAARRMDATVKAALAGRRLNEIEE
- the hscB gene encoding co-chaperone HscB, with the translated sequence MGSPCHFALFDLQPGFRIDLEALGNRYRELVRTVHPDRFADASEREQRLALEKAAELNDAYQTLKSAPRRALYLLALRGNALPLEATVQDPEFLLQQMRLREELEDLHDSADLDGVAHFKRQLKSAQQQLDAEFADCWDDAARRELAERLVRRMQFLDKLAQEVRQLEERLDD
- the iscA gene encoding iron-sulfur cluster assembly protein IscA, whose translation is MAISMTESAANHVRRSLEGRGKGEGIRLGVRTTGCSGLAYVLEFVDELAAEDQVFESHGVKVIIDPKSLVYLDGTELDFTKEGLNEGFKFNNPNVRGECGCGESFNV
- the iscU gene encoding Fe-S cluster assembly scaffold IscU codes for the protein MAYSDKVIDHYENPRNVGKLNAEDPDVGTGMVGAPACGDVMRLQIKVNEQGVIEDAKFKTYGCGSAIASSSLATEWMKGKTLDEAESIKNTTIAEELALPPVKIHCSVLAEDAIKAAVRDYKQKKGLL
- a CDS encoding IscS subfamily cysteine desulfurase, with protein sequence MKLPIYLDYSATTPVDPRVAQKMADCLLVDGNFGNPASRSHVFGWKAEEAAENARRQVAELVNADPREIVWTSGATESDNLAVKGVAHFYATKGKHIITSKIEHKAVLDTCRQLEREGFEITYLEPTPEGIITPAMVEAALRDDTILVSVMHVNNEVGSINDIAAIGELTRARGILLHVDAAQSAGKIDIDLEKLKVDLMSFSAHKVYGPKGMGALYVRRKPRVRLEAQMHGGGHERGMRSGTLATHQIVGMGEAFRIAKEEMHQEMVRIEGLRKRFFDQVQDLEELYLNGSPTSYAPNILNVSFNYVEGESLMMSLKDLAVSSGSACTSASLEPSYVLRALGRNDELAHSSIRFSFGRFTTEEEVDYAANKVVEAVSKLRELSPLWDMYKEGVDLSKVEWQAH
- the iscR gene encoding Fe-S cluster assembly transcriptional regulator IscR translates to MRLTTKGRYAVTAMLDLALHAQRGPVSLADISERQGISLSYLEQLFAKLRRGNLVVSVRGPGGGYQLSRDMTGIHVAQVIDAVNESVDATRCQGQGDCHSGDTCLTHHLWCDLSQQIHEFLSGISLADLVERREVQEVAQRQDERRCSGSKTPRLDKIEASAID